A region from the Aegilops tauschii subsp. strangulata cultivar AL8/78 chromosome 5, Aet v6.0, whole genome shotgun sequence genome encodes:
- the LOC109749144 gene encoding wax ester synthase/diacylglycerol acyltransferase 11-like, whose amino-acid sequence MDASSVSPSMASVPTSRLLPIRTPRSAPAEWTTTDDSSAATEEPVTPTARLMEAIYIVVTIGLGSPVNLPVFSAGVAAELARYARFRSIQVTDGSKDGNNPRWARTAVNVEDHMIVPTLDPAAVEADPDRAVEDYVASVYTLPMDRSRPLWEFHFLDYPTSEAASTVVFRVHHSLSDGMSLITMLLASARSAADPTRLPAMPDQPARTGAIYAPRHRESASAGALAAFIAWIWPYLVLAWNTMVDVSFFAATTVFLRDPCTPFRRAEGDVTFNPRRRFVHRSLSLDDVKFVKNAMSCTVNDVLVGATSAALSRYYFRKSGGSNTYRTWLRSVLLVNTRPTASLQTYANMIESGRSNDVAWGNQLGYILLPFHLAMHDDPLAYVRKAKMIVDRKKSSLEAIFTCKTSEVVVKMFGLKAGAFIFRRMFSNTTISFSNLVGPTEKIELCGHPVVFIAPSVYGVPQALIVHYQSYNNTIKIVLSVDEEIFPDYSQLLDDFVVSFGLIKDAASRLSESIKKE is encoded by the exons ATGGACGCTAGCAGTGTTAGCCCCTCGATGGCCTCCGTGCCTACGAGCCGATTGCTCCCGATTCGTACGCCGAGATCAGCACCGGCTGAATGGACGACGACGGACGATTCCTCGGCGGCTACGGAGGAGCCTGTGACCCCTACTGCAAGACTCATGGAAGCTATATACATCGTCGTCACCATCGGCCTTGGCTCGCCCGTAAACCTCCCCGTCTTCAGCGCCGGCGTCGCCGCCGAACTTGCGCGTTACGCGCGCTTCCGCAGCATCCAA GTGACAGATGGTTCAAAGGACGGCAACAACCCGCGGTGGGCGCGCACGGCGGTGAACGTGGAAGACCACATGATCGTCCCGACGCTTGATCCCGCCGCCGTGGAGGCCGACCCGGACCGGGCCGTGGAGGACTACGTGGCCTCAGTGTACACGCTCCCCATGGACCGCTCCCGCCCCCTATGGGAGTTCCACTTCCTCGACTACCCGACCTCCGAGGCCGCCTCCACCGTGGTGTTCCGCGTGCACCACTCCCTCAGCGACGGGATGTCGCTCATCACAATGCTCCTGGCGTCCGCGCGCAGCGCCGCTGACCCGACACGCCTGCCGGCCATGCCAGATCAGCCGGCGCGCACAGGCGCCATCTACGCGCCGCGGCACCGGGAGTCGGCATCTGCTGGCGCCCTAGCGGCGTTCATCGCGTGGATCTGGCCGTATCTCGTGCTCGCATGGAACACCATGGTGGACGTGAGTTTCTTCGCTGCGACGACTGTGTTCCTGAGGGACCCGTGCACACCCTTCAGACGTGCGGAAGGCGACGTCACGTTCAACCCCCGTAGGCGCTTTGTGCACCGGAGCCTTAGCTTGGACGACGTCAAGTTCGTCAAGAATGCCATGAGTTGC ACTGTCAATGATGTGCTGGTTGGGGCAACTTCCGCTGCTCTGTCACGCTATTACTTTCGCAAGTCTG GTGGTTCTAACACCTACAGAACCTGGTTGCGATCTGTCCTCCTTGTCAATACAAGGCCAACCGCTAGCCTACAA ACATATGCTAATATGATAGAATCCGGTAGGAGCAACGATGTGGCATGGGGAAATCAACTAGGCTACATCCTCCTTCCGTTTCATTTAGCGATGCACGATGATCCACTTGCATATGTTCGGAAGGCTAAGATGATCGTGGACAGGAAAAAGAGCTCACTTGAAGCTATCTTCACATGTAAGACAAGTGAAGTTGTTGTCAAAATGTTTGGTCTGAAG GCAGGCGCTTTTATCTTCCGCCGTATGTTCTCCAATACAACTATTTCATTCTCAAACCTGGTTGGACCAACTGAAAAAATAGAGTTGTGTGGGCATCCAGTTGTCTTCATTGCGCCTAGTGTTTATGGAGTTCCGCAA GCTTTGATTGTGCACTACCAGAGTTATAATAACACTATTAAGATAGTTTTATCAGTTGATGAGGAAATATTTCCAGATTATAGTCAACTTTTGGATGACTTTGTCGTGTCCTTCGGACTCATTAAGGATGCGGCTTCAAGGCTTTCAGAATCCATCAAGAAAGAGTAA
- the LOC141022955 gene encoding uncharacterized protein translates to MERGEFFVSMEIFERAVNFKWEVVIVYGPTDHCRSPAFLAKLHQKVSASLLPVVVGGDFNLIRSPDEKNNDRINFPRMQMFNDCIAELGLRELERTGARFTWTNHQVDPTRSVLDRAGFREAVVAKWISARTTSLHSMSAVDSWQFCAKLARQFMKGWGANLGRDLRKRERPLMSAIQALDARADSSGISPDEWMLRYNLEDQLSTIYTDEEAYWRLRGTQWWVLHGDANMAYFQTIKLEVMALFDEFYSGTMDLGRVNYGVITLIPKVPGASDIRQFRPITVINVIFRILAKGYAHRMILLADSGDPFSPFLFNMVVDALVVVLDKAKAVGHIHDIVPHLVGGGGVSLLQYADDTIIMVEGSASDIANLKFLLLCFQLMSGLTINFDKSEVMILGYPPEEAQAIADRLNCRLGTFPTTYLGIPISDSHLTVADLRPTVTRMQHRVEPWKGRWLSKAARVILINSSLASLLWFLMSFYSLHETLHQEIAKYQSRFFWAGEGNKQKYHMLWRPLSRSQDRDAINTLLADLRSMAFRVAPLLPSPPPEPD, encoded by the exons ATGGAGCGGGGCGAATTCTTCGTTAGTATGGAGATCTTTGAACGGGCAGTCAACTTCAAATGGGAGGTCGTCATCGTTTATGGACCGACGGATCATTGTCGCTCCCCAGCCTTCCTAGCTAAGCTGCACCAGAAGGTCTCCGCTTCCCTCCTCCCTGTAGTTGTGGGAGGAGACTTCAACCTCATCCGCTCCCCGGATGAGAAGAACAATGACCGGATCAACTTCCCCCGGATGCAGATGTTCAACGACTGTATCGCGGAGCTCGGCCTCCGCGAGCTAGAGCGGACGGGTGCCAGGTTCACCTGGACAAACCATCAAGTGGACCCGACGCGATCCGTCCTGGATCGC GCCGGATTCCGGGAGGCGGTCGTGGCTAAGTGGATCTCCGCGCGCACAACATCCCTACACTCCATGTCCGCCGTTGACTCGTGGCAGTTCTGTGCCAAGCTCGCTCGCCAATTCATGAAGGGGTGGGGAGCTAACCTTGGCCGTGACCTCCGCAAACGCGAGCGGCCCCTCATGTCGGCTATCCAAGCCTTGGACGCCCGCGCCGACTCTTCCGGGATCTCCCCGGATGAGTGGATGCTGAGATATAATCTCGAGGATCAGCTCTCGACCATCTACACGGATGAAGAGGCATACTGGAGGCTACGCGGCACCCAATGGTGGGTGCTCCACGGGGACGCCAATATGGCCTACTTCCAG ACCATCAAACTGGAAGTCATGGCCCTTTTCGATGAGTTCTACTCGGGGACCATGGACCTTGGGCGCGTTAACTATGGGGTCATCACCCTCATCCCCAAAGTTCCGGGTGCTTCTGACATCCGCCAGTTTCGGCCTATCACCGTGATCAATGTGATATTCCGGATCCTGGCCAAAGGGTACGCCCACAGGATGATCCTTCTTGCGGACTCA GGTGACCCGTTCTCACCGTTTCTGTTCAACATGGTCGTTGATGCCCTTGTCGTCGTCCTAGATAAGGCCAAAGCCGTTGGCCATATTCACGACATAGTCCCTCACCTGGTAGGAGGGGGAGGGGTCTCCCTCCTACAATATGCAGACGATACCATAATAATGGTGGAAGGCTCTGCGTCAGACATTGCCAACCTGAAGTTCCTCCTCCTTTGCTTCCAATTGATGTCGGGACTCACAATCAACTTCGATAAGAGCGAAGTGATGATTCTTGGGTACCCCCCGGAGGAGGCCCAGGCTATAGCTGATCGACTGAATTGTCGGTTGGGTACTTTCCCCACGACCTACTTGGGGATACCCATTAGTGACTCGCATCTCACCGTAGCTGACCTCCGCCCGACGGTGACTCGGATGCAGCACCGCGTAGAGCCCTGGAAAGGGAGGTGGCTGTCGAAGGCTGCCCGCGTGATCCTCATCAACTCCTCGCTTGCCAGCCTGCTTTGGTTTCTTATGAGCTTCTATAGCCTACATGAGACGCTCCATCAGGAGATCGCCAAATACCAGTCCAGGTTTTTCTGGGCAGGCGAGGGGAATAAGCAGAAATACCATATG CTCTGGCGGCCGCTTAGCCGCTCCCAGGACCGGGACGCCATCAACACCCTCCTCGCCGACCTTCGCTCGATGGCCTTCCGCGTGGCGCCCCTGCTACCGTCCCCTCCTCCGGAGCCCGATTAG